A single genomic interval of Leishmania panamensis strain MHOM/PA/94/PSC-1 chromosome 25 sequence harbors:
- a CDS encoding serine/threonine-protein kinase, putative (TriTrypDB/GeneDB-style sysID: LpmP.25.2440), which produces MFMKLFKKKDKKDKEEEKKPELTPPVEEKSGSTPEPPQEKLTKDDFETLDVLGKGSFAYVVLCRRLSTNKYYAMKVINKQGLLDHKRVQDVFTERNVLTRLNHPYLLKLYWTFQSEHKLFFVMDYMPGGDLDKYMNTVPKKQLDATTAQLYGAEILLAIMCLHEHSVIYRDLKPENILLDAEGHCALADFGLSKDFHKDGQDVSDKDLRANSFVGSPFYVAPDVLRQREYTSAVDFWSFGILLYRMLCGRTPFNGRSMTEVFDNILYSDLSFPSGVTVPPEAKDLISRLLMKDPNRRIKGPEVKLHPYWNGINFEEVMQRKIPPPRWTPLQSVEEMLAARKNVVAGTSASLKNPHQVVNTPAQSSQLNAGQQQLFGGFSCTADSHLHNS; this is translated from the coding sequence ATGTTTATGAAGTTGTTCAAGAAGAAGGATAAAAaggacaaggaggaggagaagaagcccGAGTTAACACCTCCCgtggaggaaaagagcggaAGCACCCCTGAGCCGCCGCAGGAGAAGCTGACCAAAGACGACTTCGAGACCCTCGACGTGCTCGGAAAGGGCTCCTTCGCCTATGTGGTGCTGTGCCGTCGCCTGTCCACGAACAAGTACTACGCCATGAAGGTGATCAACAAGCAGGGCTTGCTGGACCACAAGCGCGTTCAGGATGTCTTTACGGAGCGCAACGTGCTGACTCGCCTGAACCACCCTTACCTGCTGAAGCTGTACTGGACTTTTCAGTCCGAGCACAAGCTGTTCTTCGTCATGGACTACATGCCTGGCGGTGACCTCGACAAGTACATGAACACCGTCCCCAAGAAGCAGCTTGATgcaacgacggcgcagctgtaCGGCGCCGAGATTCTGTTGGCCATCATGTGCCTGCACGAGCACAGCGTTATCTATCGAGACCTGAAGCCAGAGAACATTCTGCTGGATGCTGAGGGTCACTGCGCTCTTGCAGACTTCGGCCTGTCCAAGGATTTCCACAAGGACGGTCAAGACGTGTCGGACAAGGACCTTCGCGCGAACTCGTTCGTTGGGTCGCCGTTCTACGTGGCGCCTGATGTACTGCGCCAACGCGAGTACACCAGCGCGGTGGACTTCTGGTCTTTCGGCATTCTCCTGTACCGCATGCTGTGCGGCCGCACTCCCTTCAACGGGCGCAGCATGACAGAGGTGTTCGACAACATCTTGTACTCAGACCTCTCTTTCCCCAGTGGCGTGACGGTACCGCCGGAGGCCAAGGACCTGATCAGCCGCTTGCTGATGAAGGACCCCAACCGCCGCATCAAAGGTCCTGAAGTGAAGCTGCACCCGTACTGGAACGGGATCAACTTTGAGGAGGTGATGCAACGCAAGATTCCACCGCCACGGTGGACCCCGCTCCAGtcagtggaggagatgctggCTGCACGCAAGAACGTCGTCGCTGGCACCTCGGCCTCTTTGAAGAATCCTCACCAGGTCGTAAATACGCCAGCGCAGAGCTCACAGCTCAACGCaggtcagcagcagctgtttGGCGGCTTCTCCTGCACGGCGGACAGTCACCTGCACAACAGCTGA
- a CDS encoding hypothetical protein (TriTrypDB/GeneDB-style sysID: LpmP.25.2450), translating to MTSGADGACHAFRYGGPAAVVDPLLSFLFDLRRMEDTILSTLEHLGVQRHNLPRPFGGGSSASPPQAPATTDDGAAALSSAPSLPMPVTDPIDSDAHEVVASRSAAPDSSVGGVTHQLLSWLDAQSSAPRSSSALSLRLLRLFVTAAEAGADVFVRDVATREDSHVGQAFKRTRPDKGAAPTEPNEDAVVHGTDSTVLHVGSLTAADIHTAVQEWRGYEKFLKRGVAEMKATLAAVTAAQPGNAYSCHAKWVEHTRSDAKVTSVVPGSAVLKRNYEELISLNDALATCQAAVHTAYVVLEDNLDVFLEEAQAVDRQERLFQHHLSAARSECAALHALRCHIKRARKALGRCIYGPPSTTNMQLR from the coding sequence ATGACCTCTGGCGCAGACGGTGCGTGTCACGCCTTCCGCTATGGTGGCCCAGCGGCCGTCGTTGATCCGCTTCTATCGTTTCTCTTTGATCTGAGGCGCATGGAGGACACCATCTTATCCACGCTCGAGCACCTCGGGGTCCAGCGCCACAACCTGCCTCGTCCTTTCGGGGGCGGCTCATCCGCGTCCCCACCGCAAGCCCCAGCCACCACGGATgacggtgcggcagcacttTCCAGTGCACCGTCGTTGCCGATGCCAGTGACCGACCCTATCGACTCCGATGCACACGAGGTTGTTGCAAGCCGCTCCGCTGCGCCCGATTCGAGTGTGGGAGGTGTGACACACCAGTTGTTGAGCTGGCTAGACGCCCAGTCGTCTGCCCCTCGGTCTTCTTCAGCTCTATCGCTGCGGCTCCTGAGGCTCTTCGTGACGGCTGCGGAGGCGGGAGCAGACGTCTTCGTGCGCGACGTGGCCACGCGTGAGGACTCCCACGTCGGACAAGCCTTCAAGAGGACCAGACCCGACAAGGGCGCGGCGCCAACAGAACCGAATGAAGACGCCGTTGTGCATGGTACTGACAGCACAGTGCTCCACGTTGGCTCTCTCACGGCCGCTGATATCCACACAGCGGTGCAGGAATGGCGCGGGTACGAGAAGTTTCTCAAACGCGGTGTGGCGGAGATGAAGGCGACATTGGCGGCTGTgaccgcagcgcagccaggTAACGCATACAGCTGTCATGCAAAGTGGGTCGAGCATACCCGTAGTGATGCCAAGGTGACGTCAGTGGTGCCGGGCAGCGCTGTGCTCAAGAGAAATTATGAGGAGCTGATCAGTCTCAACGACGCACTGGCCACTTGCCAGGCAGCGGTGCATACCGCCTACGTCGTACTGGAAGACAACCTAGATGTCTTCTTAGAGGAAGCACAGGCGGTGGACCGACAGGAGCGGCTCTTTCAGCATCACCTCTCAGCTGCTCGCAGCGAGTGCGCTGCGTTGCATGCGTTACGCTGCCACATCAAGCGCGCTCGCAAAGCTCTTGGGCGGTGTATCTACGGTCCACCCAGTACGACTAACATGCAGCTTCGCTAG
- the PUF8 gene encoding pumillio protein 8, putative (TriTrypDB/GeneDB-style sysID: LpmP.25.2460), translated as MGRTNTKKQKAREERLSKLPHSERLAKSALIKKKEGRVLDAAEKHSLKMSSEHGEVLRLWEKLRTIEERTVQQAAVSANKKIAYEHKYPMVDKLIHFLEPKFASLVRTPSVSRVAQSMIKYGSGEQVGTVLKWISKDFSTYATDAYAHFVVCALVRHVPHEAYSKLVTHVIPSVPQLVAHKFGIEVLHSVYSSRWCSPADRSLLLLAVFKDSVAVMKRWPGYPEIEEVLKQNPSLQRRLLTRLFDLCDKLVSLKEAIGYPFVQRLVGTYIRCGTREEVSELCDTLRPHIAAISVTREGAPLASLAFSLTEPKKRKEVLHNFNAQLGELSTSKYAAPVIARLFDLLYDAQMLKKYVASDLAEHIGQVVNSPYGYQILMHLLTPHEERKRKFLLPHWQAHNLFSMENKEWNHHTWLTSAFVPETVEICSKPAVTSHIAALPMLVKAFLRYATDSANDAKLNRHHAALIAREILHVVQNEPLYKTAIQLSADEEQELFKMAPAHGKREREDATEEEEECAIASAKYSRHENSRQKVAALTSTDLKKKMKAPGVTSVTAAPKGRRVKKDAKKNTKIQTSAA; from the coding sequence ATGGGTCGCACGAACacgaagaagcagaaggcGCGGGAGGAACGCCTCAGCAAACTTCCCCACTCCGAACGACTGGCCAAAAGTGCACTCATCAAGAAGAAGGAAGGCCGCGTGCTCGATGCGGCTGAAAAGCACTCACTGAAGATGTCATCAGAGCACGGTGAGGTTCTCCGCTTGTGGGAGAAGTTGCGCACGATCGAGGAGCGCACGGTGCAGCAGGCTGCCGTGTCTGCCAACAAGAAGATTGCATACGAGCACAAGTATCCCATGGTGGACAAGCTCATACATTTTTTGGAGCCCAAGTTTGCGAGCCTGGTGCGCACGCCTAGCGTGAGCCGAGTGGCGCAGTCGATGATTAAATACGGCTCTGGGGAGCAGGTGGGCACCGTCCTAAAGTGGATCTCGAAGGACTTCTCGACCTACGCAACGGACGCATACGCACATTTTGTGGTTTGCGCGTTGGTGCGCCACGTCCCGCACGAGGCCTACAGCAAACTGGTGACGCACGTGATACCGTCAGTGCCGCAGCTTGTAGCGCACAAATTCGGCATCGAGGTGCTCCACTCAGTATACAGCAGTCGCTGGTGCAGCCCGGCCGATCGTAGCCTCCTCCTGTTAGCTGTGTTCAAGGACAGCGTTGCGGTGATGAAACGGTGGCCGGGTTATCCGGAGATTGAGGAGGTCCTGAAGCAGAACCCGTCGCTTCAGCGGCGCCTCCTCACTCGCCTCTTTGACCTCTGTGACAAGCTGGTGTCGCTGAAGGAGGCCATAGGGTACCCGTTTGTGCAGCGGCTTGTTGGCACCTACATACGGTGCGGCACACGTGAGGAGGTGAGCGAGCTATGTGACACGCTACGCCCGCACATTGCCGCTATTTCGGTCACCCGGGAAGGCGCCCCTCTtgcctccctcgccttctccttgACGGAGCCAAAGAAGCGCAAGGAGGTGCTTCACAACTTCAATGCACAGCTGGGTGAGCTCAGCACCAGCAAGTACGCGGCACCGGTCATTGCTCGCCTGTTTGATCTCCTGTACGACGCGCAGATGCTGAAGAAGTACGTTGCGAGCGACCTAGCGGAGCACATTGGGCAGGTAGTCAACAGCCCTTATGGCTACCAGATCCTTATGCACTTGCTCACTCCGCACGAGGAGCGCAAGCGGAAATTCCTGCTGCCCCATTGGCAGGCGCACAACCTCTTCTCCATGGAGAATAAGGAATGGAACCACCACACGTGGCTGACGTCGGCATTTGTGCCCGAGACTGTAGAGATCTGCAGCAAGCCTGCTGTCACGTCCCAcatcgcagcgctgccgatgCTGGTCAAGGCATTCCTGCGGTATGCCACCGACAGCGCCAACGACGCTAAGCTGAACCGTCACCATGCCGCGCTTATCGCACGCGAAATTCTGCACGTGGTGCAGAACGAGCCGCTCTATAAGACTGCAATTCAGCTTTCGGCTGAtgaggagcaggagctgtTCAAGATGGCTCCCGCACATGGCAAGCGAGAGCGTGAGGACGCaacggaggaagaggaggagtgtgCCATTGCCTCAGCAAAGTACTCCAGGCATGAAAACAGCAGGCAGAAGGTCGCAGCGCTCACTTCAACTGACTTGAAGAAGAAGATGAAGGCGCCAGGGGTCACCTCAGTGACTGCCGCACCCAAAGGCAGACGAGTCAAGAAGGATGCTAAGAAAAATACGAAGATTCAGACCTCCGCTGCATGA
- a CDS encoding adenylate kinase, putative (TriTrypDB/GeneDB-style sysID: LpmP.25.2470) — MPSKFLRLLFTGAPGVGKGTYSSRAAASLGCHVVSSGDLLRKEVAEGTAIGKQVKDLIEKGVFVPDELIAKMMVQHIASLSADKECPSGYILDGYPRNISQAEALWSSGDIKIDHVINLTQPRNVIIKKLSSRRSCPDCGFVYNLASIDEGGIKMDPLKPKVDGVCDKCGCTKPLITRKDDEIEVVTKRQDEYSAVAMPLLRFYKEKGVLHEFPVLGGTTVYLPMLLELISALG, encoded by the coding sequence ATGCCGAGCAAGttcctgcggctgctcttcACCGGTGCGCCGggtgtggggaaggggacTTACTCCAgtcgcgcagccgcgtcgCTTGGCTGCCACGTTGTCTCCAGCGGGGACCTTCtgaggaaggaggtggcTGAGGGAACGGCGATTGGCAAGCAGGTGAAGGACTTGATTGAAAAGGGCGTCTTTGTTCCTGATGAGCTCATCGCAAAGATGATGGTGCAGCACATCGCCTCGCTGTCAGCTGACAAGGAGTGCCCAAGTGGGTACATCTTGGACGGGTACCCGCGCAACATCTCGCAGGCAGAAGCGCTGTGGTCGTCTGGGGACATCAAGATCGACCACGTTATCAATCTTACTCAGCCCCGCAACGTGATCATCAAGAAGCTCTCGTCACGCCGCTCTTGCCCAGACTGCGGGTTTGTGTACAACCTCGCCTCTATCGACGAGGGAGGGATTAAGATGGACCCCCTCAAACCCAAGGTGGATGGCGTGTGCGACAAGTGCGGCTGCACGAAGCCCCTCATCACTCGCAAAGACGATGAAATCGAGGTTGTGACGAAGCGTCAGGACGAGTACAGCGCCGTGGCGATGCCGCTCCTGCGCTTTTACAAGGAGAAGGGTGTCTTACACGAGTTCCCGGTACTGGGTGGTACAACGGTGTACTTGCCGATGCTGCTCGAGCTCATCTCTGCGTTGGGCTAG
- a CDS encoding hypothetical protein (TriTrypDB/GeneDB-style sysID: LpmP.25.2480), which produces MNAEQTKMAKKPKDGSWRNKFVEDAAVIYSKDTTNRLTDFAGAFLILCISVYFTTSGYLFYRELALSK; this is translated from the coding sequence atgaATGCAGAGCAGACCAAGATGGCAAAGAAGCCGAAGGATGGTTCCTGGAGAAATAAATTCGTCGAGGATGCCGCTGTCATCTACTCCAAGGACACCACGAACCGCTTGACTGACTTTGCTGGTGCGTTCCTCATTCTGTGCATCTCCGTGTACTTCACCACTAGCGGATACTTGTTCTACCGTGAACTCGCGCTGAGCAAGTAG